In one Brassica oleracea var. oleracea cultivar TO1000 chromosome C9, BOL, whole genome shotgun sequence genomic region, the following are encoded:
- the LOC106316571 gene encoding uncharacterized protein LOC106316571: protein MMMWISKLAKAVCFMTGLTWKGGHDEAADGTMYLKDTLTTEEQQQLTTCLSKDKICPCSLRYIGSSSGLFFLYHGSCCPFWKGIAEGEAIDMSQDDRSIYLPERRRVEASSMTVT, encoded by the exons ATGATGATGTGGATATCAAAATTAGCAAAGGCTGTCTGCTTCATGACAG GATTGACATGGAAAGGCGGGCACGATGAAGCTGCAGATGGCACGATGTACCTAAAGGACACACTTACTACTGAAGAACAGCAACAACTAACCACCTGTCTTTCCAAAGATAAA ATTTGCCCATGTTCTTTGCGTTACATCGGTTCTTCTTCCGGGCTCTTTTTCCTGTACCACGGCTCTTGCTGCCCTTTTTGGAAG GGGATTGCAGAAGGTGAAGCAATAGACATGTCTCAAGACGACAGATCAATCTACTTACCGGAAAGAAGAAGAGTGGAAGCTTCGTCAATGACGGTTACCTAA